One genomic region from Quercus robur chromosome 4, dhQueRobu3.1, whole genome shotgun sequence encodes:
- the LOC126723559 gene encoding peptidyl-prolyl cis-trans isomerase CYP22, protein MAGNTGSGVEWHVRPPNPKNPIVFFDITIGNIPAGRIKMELFADIAPKTAENFRQFCTGEYRKAGLPVGYKGCQFHRVIKDFMIQAGDFLKGDGSGCVSIYGHKFEDENFVAKHTGAGLLSMANSGPGTNGCQFFITCAKCDWLDNKHVVFGRVLGDGLLVVRKIENVAAGPNNRPKLACVIAECGEM, encoded by the exons ATGGCAGGAAACACAGGGTCGGGGGTGGAGTGGCACGTGAGACCACCAAACCCAAAGAACCCAATTGTCTTCTTCGACATCACCATCGGTAACATCCCCGCTGGCCGTATCAAGATGGAGCTATTCGCCGATATCGCCCCCAAAACCGCCGAAAATTTCAG GCAGTTCTGTACAGGAGAGTACAG GAAAGCTGGATTGCCTGTTGGTTACAAGGGTTGCCAGTTCCATAGGGTGATTAAGGATTTCATGATTCAAGCTGGTGATTTCTTAAAG GGTGATGGCAGTGGATGTGTTTCCATCTACGGACATAAGTTTgaggatgaaaattttgttgCCAAACACACTGGTGCTGGTCTGTTATCAATG GCTAATAGTGGGCCGGGTACTAATGGTTGTCAG TTCTTTATCACTTGTGCAAAATGCGACTGGCTTGACAATAAGCACGTTGTATTTGGG AGAGTGCTTGGAGATGGTCTTCTGGTTGTCAGGAAGATTGAGAATGTAGCTGCTGGACCCAACAACCGGCCTAAGTTAGCTTGCGTTATTGCTGAATGTGGGGAAATGTAA